The proteins below are encoded in one region of Bombus terrestris chromosome 7, iyBomTerr1.2, whole genome shotgun sequence:
- the LOC105665949 gene encoding titin, with product MGNATTKSHYSKSQPVSAIRRPRWEGSGLPAPPGKPILIPGADESQPDVVAIRWERSPSNGGSAIVGYLVEHRRLGSQHWVRSTPGLCTFPELTLSGLEPGWRYQFRVRAQNAVGLSRPSEISDPLTVTLQRSASSAPHFDLEVKDTTVLENEQAEFVVRFTGSPLPKIAWFKDGFEIFSSRRTRIITDSGRSVLLIHQTALNDEGEIKCTATNRAGHASTKARLILEAPPKIRLPRQYEDGLLFEQDETIRLKVSLAGRPPASVIWYHDGEVVSSDERHIFETMDGESILKIPDAKRIDRGEYTVKAINKLGEDTSSFLVTVTDRPARPGKATVTMTLGRSVTLSWTEPEDDGGCKIGTYIVEYYRVGWDVWLKAITSRQTKATLSELIEGSEYKFRVKAENPYGVSEPSEESDVIFIPDIKRGIMAPSLSGKSQSHREIRSREKREVSFAVPTQRTRSLTRDETRNRDEDDDVHFGPASRSVSAQRLTGRPSRADSRVKFALDTVDNSEPPPVPPARSKDHSISKVEGQVGNHVVRSSVAMDLPSSENLIQDKEPSSVPITVATVTVTPPEVEESNKRLAYRESRSRSVSMSRERSMSPLSKIQEQHEEEFSLSYSPLRSSLSLNFKNQEAIVDEPQIVKSHSLDDKATSPTTPREDDDTVIHGSSEFMLVLYPQDQDKKLDDIAGRRKSLETPQITGNIIEDIEDLIPPPMSLSLPELFSVEHQVVETLREAVSSTELLHERAMERFYRAVAAEEASEVAKRKVQVERTTGELAATMETKSATETETDIFKRRLSNPTVTSPILMNWQSKKNRRRLSEGLPEKIKSPLKILIPNLLPDVEAMSDPNIISDSENPIVTSWGLDKPENTTIPLRRWHDANIPLVEEKPPEESIPWQPSANGDTPRNEMFPDTSQIDNLSPISKQNSQIEEKTKEEEIEDEEEESIETSEESSEEVSTADSEDLKLLKTRILGRLVVEEEDTYHPRGRPVPHVEPEPPSIPPHRIPILDITPPTPPKTVAPISPTTVVPKSILKKPKEEPIPLNSFGRPIPPEKPIRKSLPPNVQAVNRNEEEQVKAPITSEPLKVPVMSESDTDSVLSAGEAAKNRRIQAKARTTTSEEEVDEEDIEARMAMVNHYTEIVREHSNRFNYRSSEERRLGDSIASSRRSSFSEDQDLNQIKDRAVISMISEKLNGRQGVKEIQRVQQTKETKKSEVDRQEKSQVKRAAGSRGTTPARDTKPVKEKRTSRPSSRSQSPISRSRNVSVERGVSSRSSSKTRVRAPSQDRRPPSRTGSEEQRFVRERSVDEGPRRSRKPSSKASSRSSSRDRNRAETPVELKMERLQRALESKKYRSSRRGSSAKREYPEKAWRESRLNEEQLAIEAKHNVRSTVGYITDLTLLLAAVYVYLFKKETMAIPFIALLLYRRVSEEIRGRVVEGWWFKRKQ from the exons ATGGGCAACGCCACCACGAAGAGCCACTACTCCAAAAGTCAGCCAGTCTCTGCCATTAGGAGACCACGTTGGGAGGGATCAG GGCTTCCGGCGCCACCAGGAAAGCCAATTTTGATACCAGGGGCAGACGAATCGCAGCCGGATGTGGTTGCTATTCGTTGGGAGAGGTCACCAAGTAACGGTGGCTCGGCCATTGTCGGCTATTTGGTCGAACATCGAAGGCTCGGCTCGCAGCATTGGGTACGCAGCACACCAGGGCTTTGCACCTTTCCGGAACTGACCTTGAGCGGCCTCGAACCAGGATGGCGCTACCAATTCAGGGTCAGGGCTCAGAACGCGGTTGGTTTGTCTCGACCCAGCGAGATCTCGGATCCGTTGACTGTGACCTTGCAGAGATCCGCTTCATCCGCGCCCCACTTTGACCTTGAAGTCAAGGACACCACCGTGCTCGAAAATGAGCAG gCTGAGTTCGTGGTGCGATTTACGGGGTCTCCGCTGCCAAAAATCGCATGGTTCAAAGATGGCTTCGAGATTTTCAGTAGCAGGCGAACGAGGATCATCACGGACAGTGGCAGGAGCGTTCTCCTGATTCATCAAACCGCGCTCAACGACGAGGGAGAAATAAAATGCACCGCCACTAACAGAGCTGGTCACGCTAGCACCAAAGCGAGACTGATTCTAGAAG CACCACCAAAGATACGACTTCCGCGTCAATACGAAGATGGACTTCTTTTCGAACAAGATGAAACAATTAGATTAAAAGTGTCATTAGCTGGAAGACCTCCAGCATCGGTGATTTGGTACCACGACGGTGAAGTGGTTTCAAGCGACGAAAGACACATTTTTGAAACGATGGACGGTGAATCGATCCTGAAGATCCCTGATGCTAAACGAATTGACAGAGGAGAATATACTGTTAAGGCGATAAATAAGCTTGGAGAGGATACGTCGTCGTTTTTAGTAACTGTAACAG ATCGACCCGCAAGACCTGGAAAAGCGACAGTAACGATGACCTTGGGGAGATCGGTTACGCTGTCGTGGACAGAACCGGAAGACGACGGTGGTTGCAAAATTGGCACATACATTGTCGAGTACTATAGG gTCGGTTGGGACGTGTGGTTAAAGGCAATCACGAGTAGGCAGACCAAAGCAACGTTGTCCGAGTTAATCGAAGGATCTGAGTATAAATTTCGAGTGAAAGCGGAGAATCCGTATGGTGTGAGCGAGCCCAGCGAGGAGAGCGACGTAATCTTCATTCCAGATATAAAAAGAGG CATAATGGCGCCCTCGTTGAGCGGAAAGTCGCAGAGTCATAGAGAAATTAGATCGCGAGAGAAACGAGAAGTCAGTTTCGCAGTGCCTACTCAAAGAACGAGAAGCTTGACAAGAGACGAGACTCGAAATCGGGACGAAGATGATGACGTACATTTTGGACCAGCTAGTAGATCAGTATCAGCTCAGAGACTCACAGGTCGACCATCCAGAGCCGATAGTAGGGTGAAATTTGCCTTGGACACGGTAGACAATTCGGAACCACCACCTGTTCCTCCGGCCAGATCGAAGGATCATTCCATTTCAAAGGTTGAAGGCCAGGTTGGAAATCACGTGGTTCGTTCGAGTGTTGCTATGGATCTACCAAGCAGTGAG AACTTAATTCAGGATAAGGAGCCTTCATCAGTGCCAATAACTGTTGCCACCGTAACAGTAACACCGCCAGAGGTAGAAGAATCTAATAAACGGTTAGCGTACAGAGAATCACGATCTCGATCAGTTTCGATGTCCAGAGAACGTAGTATGTCACCGTTGTCTAAAATTCAAGAACAACACGAAGAAGAATTTTCTTTAAGTTACTCACCTCTTCGTTCATCGTTGAGTTTAAATTTCAAGAATCAAGAGGCGATCGTCGACGAGCCACAAATCGTTAAAAGTCACTCGTTAGATGATAAAGCAACATCACCTACCACTCCTAGGGAGGATGATGATACTGTTATACATGGAAGTTCAGAGTTTATGCTAGTTTTATACCCTCAAGATCAAGATAAGAAACTGGATGATATCGCTGGAAGACGAAAGAGTTTAG AAACGCCTCAAATCACAGGGAACATCATAGAGGACATCGAAGACCTGATACCGCCACCCATGTCTCTCTCCCTCCCAGAACTGTTCAGCGTGGAACACCAAGTAGTCGAAACCCTCCGCGAAGCAGTGAGCTCCACAGAACTTCTTCACGAACGTGCCATGGAACGTTTCTATCGTGCAGTGGCAGCCGAAGAAGCTTCCGAAGTAGCCAAAAGAAAAGTGCAAGTGGAACGTACAACCGGAGAGCTGGCTGCAACAATGGAAACTAAATCAGCCACCGAGACGGAAACTGACATCTTTAAACGACGACTATCCAACCCTACTGTCACTTCGCCAATTCTAATGAATTGGCAGTCAAAGAAAAATCGTAGAAGGCTAAGCGAAGGCCTACCAGAAAAAATTAAAAGTCCATTAAAAATACTAATTCCTAATTTATTGCCAGACGTCGAAGCAATGTCTGATCCCAATATAATTAGCGATTCAGAGAATCCAATTGTCACTTCATGGGGGCTGGACAAGCCAGAAAACACGACCATACCATTGCGCAGGTGGCACGACGCCAACATACCATTGGTCGAAGAGAAACCACCAGAAGAATCGATACCCTGGCAGCCCAGCGCCAATGGAGATACTCCGCGCAACGAGATGTTCCCAGACACCTCGCAAATAGATAATTTGTCTCCGATATCGAAACAAAACTCACAAATagaagaaaagacaaaagaagaggaaatagaagatGAGGAAGAAGAGAGTATCGAAACATCTGAAGAATCATCGGAAGAGGTCAGCACTGCTGACAGTGAAGACTTGAAGCTTCTGAAGACCAGAATTCTTGGCAGGCTGGTAGTGGAAGAAGAAGACACGTATCATCCAAGAGGAAGGCCTGTTCCACACGTGGAACCTGAACCACCATCGATTCCTCCTCACAGGATACCTATTTTAGATATCACACCACCAACGCCTCCTAAAACAGTTGCTCCTATATCACCAACTACTGTTGTTCCCAAATCTATACTGAAGAAGCCTAAAGAAGAGCCAATTCCACTGAACAGCTTTGGTAGACCGATTCCTCCTGAGAAACCAATTAGGAAATCACTTCCTCCGAATGTTCAAGCTGTGAATAGGAATGAAGAAGAACAAGTAAAGGCACCAATCACATCCGAGCCTCTTAAGGTACCTGTCATGTCCGAATCTGACACTGACAGCGTATTATCAGCTGGCGAAGCTGCGAAGAATCGCAGAATCCAGGCAAAGGCAAGGACCACTACATCGGAAGAAGAGGTCGACGAGGAGGATATCGAGGCACGAATGGCGATGGTTAATCACTATACCGAGATCGTCAGGGAACACTCCAATCGGTTTAATTATAGAAGCTCGGAGGAGAGGAGGCTTGGAGATAGTATAGCTAGCTCTAGAAGATCTTCGTTTTCCGAGGACCAAGATTTAAATCAGATAAAGGATCGTGCTGTAATAAGCATGATCTCTGAGAAACTAAATGGAAGGCAGGGCGTTAAAGAAATTCAACGGGTTCAACAGACGAAAGAGACGAAGAAAAGCGAAGTTGATAGACAGGAGAAATCGCAGGTTAAAAGAGCTGCTGGTTCTCGAGGAACGACTCCAGCTAGGGACACGAAGCCTGTAAAGGAGAAACGAACGAGTAGACCAAGTTCAAGGAGCCAATCACCTATATCGAGGTCACGAAACGTGTCCGTAGAAAGAGGAGTTTCTTCAAGGTCCTCCTCCAAGACCAGAGTCAGAGCTCCGTCACAAGATAGAAGACCTCCTTCGAGAACTGGCTCGGAGGAACAACGATTTGTCCGAGAGAGATCTGTCGATGAAGGTCCTCGTCGATCGAGGAAACCTTCGTCGAAGGCATCTTCAAGGTCTAGTTCTAGAGACAGGAATAGAGCCGAAACACCGGTGGAATTGAAGATGGAACGTTTACAGAGAGCTCTTGAGAGTAAAAAGTATAGGTCTTCCAGACGTGGGTCCAGTGCAAAGAGAGAGTATCCTGAGAAAGCTTGGCGTGAGAGTCGGCTGAACGAGGAACAATTGGCAATAGAGGCCAAGCATAACGTTAGGTCAACGGTAGGATATATAACTGACCTAACTTTATTATTGGCGGCTGTTTATGTTTATTTGTTTAAGAAGGAGACTATGGCTATTCCTTTCATCGCGTTGTTGCTCTATAGAAGAGTGTCGGAAGAGATTAGGGGAAGAGTGGTGGAAGGATGGTGGTTCAAACGAAAGCAATAA